CAAAAAGGCGGATAAAATTGATAGCGCGGATTTTACCGTTGAAGACGTCCTTCACCCCGAAAATGACCCCTACTTTCTCCTGTCACTGACCCTGCCGCACACCACTCCCGGCCTATCCGAAACGGCCTATGTCGAGAAGGTGGTTTCCCTGCTGAGAAATACGGACATTCACGGCGTGCTCACGGACGACGATGTCCGGAAGCGATGCAGCAACACCATTGAACAGGACCGGCAATTCAAAGTGTTGCTGAAATCACGAACCCGGTTAAAGGACCGGGTGTCGCTTACCGATTACCGCCCGATCCATCCGCTTCAAAAAGGCAATCGCTTTCTGATCTATACCCTCTTTCCCGATATGCTCGCCGCTATCGAGATTTGCTACCGGGATGAGCGCAAGGAGAGGGTCCGGATCAGCGTGGGGCACAATATATTCAATCGGGTCTGCCGGGTGAATATCGGCCGAATGCTTTCCGAATACGGCGGCGGCGGTCACCGGGAAGCCGGCGGGTGCACACTCCGGGCAAATGAAGTCGACCGCTATCTTCCCCGAATCATCCAAACGCTCATCGAGAACGAACCAAACGAGGATACGGACCCCATGACCGATGATCCGTTATCGGTGCAATCCGCGTGAAGGCCCGGGAAAGCCGGCGTTGACCCCCACGGGTGGCAACGGTTGGATCAGGGGTTCGAATCAGATCGGCATTTTTCGGGTAAGGGTGGTGGGAACGCTGAGGGTGATTCGGTTCCCCTGCCCCGGTGCGCTGTCGATTACCAAACTGCCCCCGACATAGTCGGCGCGCTCCCAAAGGCTCAGAAGTCCCAAACCGGGGGCCGCCGCGGATGATCTCAAGATGGCGGGATCGAACCCTCTCCCCTCGTCACTGACGGTGATCGAAAGGGTGTGCCCGGAGCCGGCGGAGAGGTGCACCTGAGCTCGTTGCACCCCGGCATGCTTGACCACATTGAACAATAGCTCCTGCGCAACCCGGAAGATGAAAGTCTTCAAGGGTGTGCTGTCAATTTCCCGGAACTCCTCCGCTGTGATATGAACCTCGAGCCCGAACCGCTCACGCATCTGCCGGGCCAACCACCGCAGCGTGTCCACCAGCCCCGAATAGTGTATGATCGAAGGGCTCAGCTCGTAAGACAGATGTCGCGATTTGTCAATCGCCCTTGAGAGCATCTGCGCCACATCCGCGAGCTTGGTTACCCGGGGCATGCTCTCATGAACCGCTTGCACCTGGAACCGGGCGGCGGCCAGAATCTGCTGCAGATCCTCGTGCAACAGGGTTGCGATCCGCTGCCTTTCGCGCTCTTCGGCCTCGATCAGGTTCACGGCCAGGGTCTGAAGCTGCCCGGCGCGGCTTTCGGCCAGTTCGGTACGCTCGGCCACCTGCTGTTCCAGGGTTTCATTCAGTTGCCTCAGCGCGTCCTCGGCCCGTTTGAGGCCCGTGATATCGGTGACCGCAATTCGAATATGCTTGTTCTCACTGCTACCGTCTTGAACCCGCAGGCATTCCAGATGGACGTAAAATACACTGCCGTCGTTTTTGACCAACCTGAGTTGGAAGGACTGGAAATCTCCGGTTTCCAGAAGGCGCTTGCGATGAAGATACCAGATATCCCGGTCTTCACCGGAAATAAAATGACTGAAAGTCCGGCCGACAAGGGTCGCCCGCGGCCGGTCCAGGATGCAGGCGGCGGTCAGGTTCGCTGCCGCGACAGCGCCCGTTTCATCGACGGTAAAATAGGCCGTGGGCGCAAAATCGTACAAATGGACATAGCGATTCCGGGTTTTTTCTAGTTCGGCCTGAATGCGACGCAGCTCATCGTTTTGCATCTTGAGCTCCATCTGGTGAACGCGAAGTTCATGGACCAGCTTGGCGATCTCTTTAGGTGGCATGCCGGTCAGCTCTTCGTCGGCGTCCGCCTGATCCAGCAACCGTTCAGCCTTTTGCCTGAGTTTCCGGCCGCCTTCCGTATCGAAAGAATCGTTTTTCACTACTGCGGTTTCCCTTCAGATAACCATGCCAGGTTCCGTTCGGTGGTCGCTATTTCAACGGGCCGCCCGCTTCCATCCGTCAGCGGCGTCACGGTCATCCAGACATCCAGGATCGAACCGGATTTGGTTTTGCGCCGGGTTTTAAAGGATCGCACGGTTTCACCCTGTTGAATCTTATCGATCATCGCCTGAACCTCCCGTTGCCTCTCTTCGGGGAGAAGGGCCGCGACATTCATTTGCAGCGCCTCTGCTTCCGTCCAACCGTACATTTTTTGGGCGCCCTTGTTCCAGGCCAAAATCCGGCCTTTAAAATCCTGTACCATAATCGCATCATTGGAGTCTTCCAGAACTGTGGCAAAACGCTTTAATTGACCGACCTGCGGCTGAATATTAATAAATGTCATCACCACGCCGTCAATGACATTGTCCGTCGTGCGGTACGGCATGACTTTGACCTGATACGAAATATGGTCTTCCGATTCGATCTGCATTTCCAGGGTATTGAGATCATCGAGCACGCGTTGGGCCCGTTGCGCCAGATCGACCTGCGGAAAGCTGGTCTTAAGGTCGTTTAAGGGTCTGTTAATGTCGGTCGGAATCAGCTTGATGATCCGTGCCGCGGCCGGTGTGTAGCGTTTGATGCAAAGGCGGGTGTCCAAAAAGAGGGAGGCGATGTCGGTGGCGCTGAGCAAGTTGTTCAGGTCGTCGCTGGTCCTGGACAGTTCCTGAACCTTGTTTTGAAGCTCCGTATTGACCGTGTTGAGCTCTTCATTGGTCGATTGCAATTCCTCCTTGGAGGTTTCCAGTTCTTCGTTTGTGCTTTGCAGTTCCTCGTTGACCGATTGCAACTCCTCGTTGGTCGATTGCAGCTCCTCGTTGGCGGTTTCCAGTTTTTCGATGGTGGTCTGAAGATAGTCACGGGTCGATTGCAGTTCCTGTTCCAGCTGCCGGGTGTTTGAACTTTTGATGGTTCCCCGGGCTGTTTTCGGCGACGCATCCGGTGTGGTGTGATCGGTTGTGTACTCCCGGGTCTTTTCCTCAAAGACAACCAGTAAAAGCCCGGTGGGCAGTCGCTTATCGGTGAACGGGCTCACGGAGAGGTTCACCATGCAATAAGCGTTGTCGTATTGAACCCGAATGCCGTTGCGGGTGGTGCGTTTTTTTTCAATTTTCGCCTGGTGCAGCGTGGCGGTCAGGTCGAGCTTGAGGTCCGGCCGCACCATGTTCAAAAGGTTGAAGCTGGGCTTGCCGGTCGGCGGCACAAGGTACTTTTCGCTCCGGCCCACAAAATGCAAAATCTCGTACTTCTCATCGATCAACACGGCCGAGGCTGCGTATTGGTCCAAAACCGTTTTCTCAGCTAGGGCTTGCAGATCGACCGGTCTCCGCGGGGGAGGGGCCGCCTCGGATGCGCTTCGGGCCACACCGTCAAGCGCTCTGTTGGTCGGATAATCGATGGGTTTGCGGGAATGCCCCTCCTTGTATTGATAGATCTTCCACCGGCTGTCCAGGGGTTCAAACAAATCATCAAACTCGCCGATCGACTCCGCACTCCCCAGAAACAAGATGCCTTCCGGATTCATGGCATAGTGCAGCAACGGGATGATTTTTTTCTGCAGCGGCGCATTCAGATAGATCAGCAGATTTCTGCAGCACACCAGGTCCAGCTTTGAAAAAGGAGGGTCTTTGATGATACTTTGAAGTGAGAATATGACCATGTCGCGGATCTGCTGCTTAACCTTGCACATGCCCTGTTCGGTCGTAAAAAACCGCTTTAAGCGCTCCTTGGAAACATCCACGGCAATGCTTTCGGGATAAACCCCTTTGCGGGCGGTTTCGATGGCCGCCTCATCGATGTCGGAGGCGAAAATATTTAAATTCAAGCGTTTGTCTATTTTTTCCATGGCTTCTGCAAACAGGATGGCCAACGAATAGGCCTCCTCGCCGGTGGCGCAGCCCACCACCCAGCAGCGCACCGTCTCATTTCCATCTTTTCGTTGCAGTATTTTTTGGACCCCCTTTTGCGCCAATGCGGTAAAGGCATCTGGATCCCTGAAAAAATTCGTCACGCCGATCAACAGGTCCTTGAACAGGATGGCGGCTTCCCCGGGGGTCTTTTGCAGGTAAAGAACGTAGTCGGAAAGCTTGTCGAGCTGATGAACCGCCAGGCGGCGCTCGATACGGCGCTGGATGGTGTTGGGTTTGTAATTTGAAAAATCGTGCCCGGTGGCGCTGCGGATAAGGGCGTAAATTTTTTCAAGCTGTTGTTGGGTGCCGGCTTCGGACAGCTTAATCTTGCCCGGCGAACTTAAAAATGGATGCCGGATATACTCCAGCAGGGTTTGCGGCATTCTATCTATCGGAACGATGAAATCGACCACGCCCGTTCCGATGGCGCTTATGGGCATGCCGTCGTATTTGGCCGTTTCCGGATCCTGAACCATGGCCATGCCGCCTTCGCCCTTGATGGCCTTGATCCCCAGGGTTCCGTCCGTGGCCGTACCCGAAAGGATTATACCGATGGCCATTTCCTTTTGATCCTCGGAGAGCGACCGGAAGAAAAAATCGATGGGCATGTTGACGCCGCCTGCTTTGACCGGTTCCATCAGATGCAGGGAGCTGTTGAAAATGGCCACATTCTTATTAGGCGGGTTCAGATAGACGAAGCCCGGCGATAGGGGCATGCCGTCTTCGATTTCCCGGACGGTAAGGGGGGTGTGTTTTGCCAGAAGCTCCGCCATAATGCTTTTATGATGCGGACTGAGGTGCTGAATGATCACAAAGGCGATGGGGGCATCAGCCGGCATTTTTGAAAAAAAGGCTTCCAGGGTTTCCAAACCGCCTGCCGAAGCACCAATGCCCACAATCGGAAAATCGGAACCGGCTTTTTTACGCTTCTGCCCCTTATTCGTTATATCAGGCTGTTGGCGGAGAGGCGCTGCGATTTTCTTTTGGGTCGGCATCAGCTTGCTCCTGTAATTTCAATAGCTGAATAGCGAATAAAACAAGAAATTATGATAGAAGATAGAAAAGGTTCCACAAGAATGCAAATCAATTTCAGCATGAAAAACCCATCATTGTCTGAAATATGGGCCATTTTCACGGCAAGTCGAGATGCAGGATCAGGGGCTGCTCGATGCACTCACGAATATAATTAAGAAACCGTGCCGCATCGGCACCGTCCATGATTCGGTGGTCGTAGGAAAGTGCCAGCGGCAGCATGGTCCGCGGCCGAACCTCGCCGTCGAAGTATTCGGGTTCGGTAGATGCCCGGCTTATGCCCAGAATGGCGGCCTGGGGCCAAAAGACCACCGGGGTAAAATTCGTGCCGCCGATGCCGCCCTGGTTTGAAATCGTAAAAGAGCCCCCTTCCATTTCATCGGGCTTGATCTTTTTGTCACGCGCTCGCCGGGCCAGGTCCACAATTTCAATGGATAGGGCCGTCATTGTTTTACGGTCGACATTCCGCACGACCGGTACCAACAGACCGCGCGGCGTATCGACCGCCAGTCCGATATGGACGTATTTTTTCAAAATCAACCGGTTATTTTCCAGATCAATGCTGGCATTGAATTGGGGAAATCGTAGGAGCGCCGCGGCGCAAATCTTCATCAGAACGGTCGTAAGGGTCAACTTCCCGCCCTGATCAGCCACTTTGTCGGCTTGCTGACGAATAAATGCCGTTACACCCGTAATATCCGCCCGCTCGAACTGCGTTACGTGCACCACCGACCGCCATGCGACGGACGTACTTTCCGCGGTCAGGCGGCGGACCATACCCAGCTCACGGGTTTCGATCTCCCCCCAGCGGCTGAAATCGGGAAGCCCCGCCCGCGCCTCCTCACGAGCGGCCGAACCACTGCGTTTACCCCCGGCCGCGAGCACCTGCTTTACATACCTCTTGACGTCGGTCTCCGTAATCCGGTCACCGGGTCCGGCGGGCGGCACCGCATGAATATCTACGCCCATTTCCCGCGCAAAACGGCGGACCGAGGGAGATGATGCCGGCGTCGGGACCCATTCTTCTTTTTCTTCTTCTTCCCTATTTTCTTCCACGACTTTGGCATCTGCCGGTTTTTTTTCCGTTTCCGCCGCTGCTATTTCAGCATCGGCTTTTGGCGCTTTTTCCCGGCCGGCTTCCTTTCCGACATCCGCTGTTGGTTCGGTATCGATTTTAGCAATGACATCGCCCACCTTCTTCTCGTCGCCTTCTTTGACGACAATCTCCGTAATCCGACCTTTGTACGGCGAGGGGATTTCAACCACCGCTTTGTCGGTCTCAAGCTCGATGATGGGATCATCTACATCGACCTCGTCTCCCGGCGAGACGAGTATGCCGACAACCGTTCCGAAGGTGACATTTTCACTGATGTCTGGGATTTTGATTTCTTTTATCATAATGCGTATTTCATCCTATGAAAAGAGAGGGTCTGCTTTTTTTGAATCAATGTCGAGTTTTTTCGCGGCGCTTTCCATCTTTGAGAGACTTATCCGCTTCTCTCGCAGAAGGGCTCCGAGCGCCGCATAGGCGATATGCCGCGCATCGACTTCAAAGAAATCCCGCAACGCCGATCGGCTGTCACTGCGGCCGTAGCCATCGGTACCGAGCAGCATCATGTCACCCGGCACCCATTTGGCAATCATCGCGGGCAGCGCCTTGAGATAATCGCTAACGGCCACGAATACGCCTGTTTCATTCGCGAGCTGCCGGCCGATGTGGGAAAGTTGTGCTTCCCGCCGCGGATGGCGAAGGTTATCCCGTTCGACGCCAATGGCATCCCAATAAAGGTTTTTATAACTGGTGACACTCCACACATCGGCGGCCACACCGAAATCATTCTCCAGCAGCACCTGTGCGCCGAGCGCTTCATTCATGATGGCGCCGCCGGCCAACAGATGCGCCTTTAGCTTTGTCTTCCGGTTTCCGGAAGTCCGAAACTTGTACAATCCTTTCAGAATGCCTTCTTCGGCGCCCTCCGGCATAGCGGGCATCGGGTAAAATTCGTTCGTTACGGTCAGATAATAGATGAGGTCTTCTTCCTCGACCAATATTCGGCGAAGGCCTTCCCGGACAATGACCGCGATCTCATAGGCAAAGGCCGGATCATAGGCGCGCACTGAGGGATGGCCCAGCGCCAGCACATGGCTGTGCCCGTCCTGATGCTGCAACCCTTCACCGGCCAGGGTCGTTCGGCCGGAGGTTGCCCCCACCAGAAATCCGCGCGCACGGGCATCTCCAGCCGCCCAGAGCAGATCTCCGATGCGCTGGAATCCGAACATCGAGTAGAAAAAGAAAAAAGGAACCGTCCGAATGCCATAGGTCGAATAGGCCGTGCCGGCGGCGATAAACGAAGACACCGAACCGGCCTCGGTGATGCCCTCCTCGAGGATCTGGCCGTCTTGAGCCTCCTTGTAATAAAGCAGCGTGTCTTTGTCGACCGGTTCGTAATGTTGTCCCAGGTGCGAATAGATTCCGTATTTGCGAAAGAGTGACTCCATGCCGAACGTTCGGGCTTCATCGGGAATGATGGGCACGATGTACTTGCCACAGGCTTTGTCCGCCAGCAGTTTCCCCAACAGTTGAACCATCGCCATGGTGGTGGCCACCTGGCGATCACCGGTGCCTTTCATGAGGTCGTCGAAAACCGCCTGCCCGGCAGGGGTTACTGCGGCCGCGGAAGTACGCCGTTTCGGCACATATCCGCCCAGGTCGGACCGGCGGTTTTCAAGATACCTCATTTCTTCACTCTCGGCCGCCGGCCGGTAAAAGGGTGTTTCCCCGATCTTATCATCTGGAATCGGAATACCGAAGCGACTCCGGAAATGCCGCAGTTCTTCTTCGTTCAGCTTTTTTTGCTGATGGGTCACGTTGCGTCCTTCACCGGCCTCGCCCAGCCCGTACCCCTTGATCGTTTTTGCCAGAATCACGGTCGGCGATCCGTTGTGGTTCACTGCGGCATGATAGGCAGCATAGACTTTTTCAGGGTCGTGACCACCCCGGCGAAGTTTCCACAATTGCTCGTCCGTATAATGGCGAACCATCTCCAGGAGTTCCGGATATTTTCCGAAAAAATCCTTTCGAATAAACGCCCCGTCGGTTGCAGAATATAATTGGTACTGGCCGTCGGGCACCTCTTCCATGCGCCGCACGAGCAGACCTTTCTCATCCCCGGCCAGCAACGGATCCCAATCGCCGCCCCAGATCACCTTGATGACGTTCCACCCAGCGCCGAGAAAGACGGTTTCCAGTTCCTGAATGATCTTGCCATTGCCGCGCACCGGCCCATCGAGACGTTGCAGGTTGCAGTTGATCACAAAAATAAGGTTGTCCAGGTTTTCCCGGGCCGCCAGGGTAACTGCCCCGAGCGATTCGGGTTCGTCCATTTCACCGTCACCGAGAAACGCCCAAACTCTCTGGTCGTCCGGCGGTTTGAGGCCGCGATCTGCGAGGTACCTGGCAAATCGTGCCTGGTAGATGGACATAATCGGCGAAAGCCCCATGGAGACAGTCGGAACCTGCCAGAACCCGGGCAACAGATAGGGGTGGGGATAAGAAGACAGGCCACCGGCCGGTTGGCACTCCCGCCTGAAATTTTCCAGTTGGGTTTCGCTGATTCGCCCCTCCAGAAAGGCGCGAGCGTAAACACCGGGAGCGGCATGGCCCTGGAAATAGATGATATCCCCGGGATGGTTCCCGCTTTTGGCCCGGAAAAAATGGTTAAATCCCACCTCAAAGAGGGTGGCGCAGGAAGCATAGGTGGAAATGTGCCCCCCGATGCCACTTTCCCGGCGGTTGGCCCGGACCACCATGGCCATGGCGTTCCAACGAATGATGCTTTTGATCCGTCGCTCAATCTCACGACTGCCTGGAAACACCGCCTGCCGCGCCACCGGTATGGTGTTGACGTATGGCGTGGTAAATGAACACTCGGCGCCGACGCCGTATGCGCCCGCTCTGAATTGCAGACGACGCAGCAGTTGCCGGACGCGCTCCCGGCCCTGACCGCGATACACATCTTCCAGGGATTCCAGCCACTCCCGATTTTCCAGCTCTATTTCCTCAGCGTCGGGTTTGCTTTTCTTGGCAGTCATGACGTCTCGTTTCTTTTCGGCTGTTATATCGATCCGGACCCGTGCCACGGTGGTCGATAATGGCAAAGGCGATTATGTCCGGCCGGTTCGAATTTATTTCGCCAGTTGGACCTTTACCGGCACAGCCCGGGTGATCGTATCGAAAACCGGGGAGTAGGAAGGGCCCAACTGCACGATTTCTTCCAGTTTTTCGGGAGGGGCATCCGCATCGATATTCACGAACATCCGGATTTCCTTATAGCCTCGGGGGACATCATCCCGAAGTCCGAGAAACCCCTGTAAATCGATATCGCCCTCCAGTCTCGATTCCATTGATCGAATGACGATGCCTCTGGCTGCGGCGTGGTACACGATGGACGTGGTCACGCATGCCGCCAAGGCGGTCAGGGCATACTCCACGGGATTGGGGCCAAGGTCCCGTCCCAACAGAAGCGGCGGTTCGTCGGCATCCAGCACAAAGGGCGCCTGGTGTTCGTGATCCTGCTGGACGCCATGGAAGTTTTTAAGGGTGGTCCGGTTATGACCGCCTTTGATCCACATATTATCCGCTCTGAATTTAAAGGTGGCAATGACAGGCGATTTTTTGACGGCCTCGATGGTATTAAAGAGTTCATCGACAGCCACACCGTTGACACTGTTTCCGGTTTTAATTTTTTCGGCTGATGGTTCCATTTTTAAATTCTCCTTTTTTTATCGGTTCATGTCGCATTCGCAATGCGGCACTTAGTTCTGATCTGGCTATGCCGGAACTAATTATTTTTAGCCGCAGTTATCATCGTGCGGAATGGGGTAAAACCAGTAGACGTGGCAATTTTGTTCTATATTTCGAACCGGGGTTGACCTGACGGCACGGGCTACTCCGGCCGGCAACGACACGCGGGTTTTACAGTCGGGACTGATTTCGGCCACCAAAGGAACGCTGCGTTATCTGATTGGACGAGAATACTGCCCATTACAGCCTGTTATACCGAATATGCCCCATTGGGTCGCGGTCGCATCCCAGGTAAGGTACCGGTAGGGTTGTTGATTACCAATCGGTCAAGCGACATGCTATTATGCCGCCTTTCTATTTGAATTGATTATTTATTAAAGCAAA
This sequence is a window from Desulfobacterales bacterium. Protein-coding genes within it:
- the aceE gene encoding pyruvate dehydrogenase (acetyl-transferring), homodimeric type codes for the protein MTAKKSKPDAEEIELENREWLESLEDVYRGQGRERVRQLLRRLQFRAGAYGVGAECSFTTPYVNTIPVARQAVFPGSREIERRIKSIIRWNAMAMVVRANRRESGIGGHISTYASCATLFEVGFNHFFRAKSGNHPGDIIYFQGHAAPGVYARAFLEGRISETQLENFRRECQPAGGLSSYPHPYLLPGFWQVPTVSMGLSPIMSIYQARFARYLADRGLKPPDDQRVWAFLGDGEMDEPESLGAVTLAARENLDNLIFVINCNLQRLDGPVRGNGKIIQELETVFLGAGWNVIKVIWGGDWDPLLAGDEKGLLVRRMEEVPDGQYQLYSATDGAFIRKDFFGKYPELLEMVRHYTDEQLWKLRRGGHDPEKVYAAYHAAVNHNGSPTVILAKTIKGYGLGEAGEGRNVTHQQKKLNEEELRHFRSRFGIPIPDDKIGETPFYRPAAESEEMRYLENRRSDLGGYVPKRRTSAAAVTPAGQAVFDDLMKGTGDRQVATTMAMVQLLGKLLADKACGKYIVPIIPDEARTFGMESLFRKYGIYSHLGQHYEPVDKDTLLYYKEAQDGQILEEGITEAGSVSSFIAAGTAYSTYGIRTVPFFFFYSMFGFQRIGDLLWAAGDARARGFLVGATSGRTTLAGEGLQHQDGHSHVLALGHPSVRAYDPAFAYEIAVIVREGLRRILVEEEDLIYYLTVTNEFYPMPAMPEGAEEGILKGLYKFRTSGNRKTKLKAHLLAGGAIMNEALGAQVLLENDFGVAADVWSVTSYKNLYWDAIGVERDNLRHPRREAQLSHIGRQLANETGVFVAVSDYLKALPAMIAKWVPGDMMLLGTDGYGRSDSRSALRDFFEVDARHIAYAALGALLREKRISLSKMESAAKKLDIDSKKADPLFS
- a CDS encoding chemotaxis protein CheB; translated protein: MPTQKKIAAPLRQQPDITNKGQKRKKAGSDFPIVGIGASAGGLETLEAFFSKMPADAPIAFVIIQHLSPHHKSIMAELLAKHTPLTVREIEDGMPLSPGFVYLNPPNKNVAIFNSSLHLMEPVKAGGVNMPIDFFFRSLSEDQKEMAIGIILSGTATDGTLGIKAIKGEGGMAMVQDPETAKYDGMPISAIGTGVVDFIVPIDRMPQTLLEYIRHPFLSSPGKIKLSEAGTQQQLEKIYALIRSATGHDFSNYKPNTIQRRIERRLAVHQLDKLSDYVLYLQKTPGEAAILFKDLLIGVTNFFRDPDAFTALAQKGVQKILQRKDGNETVRCWVVGCATGEEAYSLAILFAEAMEKIDKRLNLNIFASDIDEAAIETARKGVYPESIAVDVSKERLKRFFTTEQGMCKVKQQIRDMVIFSLQSIIKDPPFSKLDLVCCRNLLIYLNAPLQKKIIPLLHYAMNPEGILFLGSAESIGEFDDLFEPLDSRWKIYQYKEGHSRKPIDYPTNRALDGVARSASEAAPPPRRPVDLQALAEKTVLDQYAASAVLIDEKYEILHFVGRSEKYLVPPTGKPSFNLLNMVRPDLKLDLTATLHQAKIEKKRTTRNGIRVQYDNAYCMVNLSVSPFTDKRLPTGLLLVVFEEKTREYTTDHTTPDASPKTARGTIKSSNTRQLEQELQSTRDYLQTTIEKLETANEELQSTNEELQSVNEELQSTNEELETSKEELQSTNEELNTVNTELQNKVQELSRTSDDLNNLLSATDIASLFLDTRLCIKRYTPAAARIIKLIPTDINRPLNDLKTSFPQVDLAQRAQRVLDDLNTLEMQIESEDHISYQVKVMPYRTTDNVIDGVVMTFINIQPQVGQLKRFATVLEDSNDAIMVQDFKGRILAWNKGAQKMYGWTEAEALQMNVAALLPEERQREVQAMIDKIQQGETVRSFKTRRKTKSGSILDVWMTVTPLTDGSGRPVEIATTERNLAWLSEGKPQ
- a CDS encoding OsmC family protein, with the protein product MEPSAEKIKTGNSVNGVAVDELFNTIEAVKKSPVIATFKFRADNMWIKGGHNRTTLKNFHGVQQDHEHQAPFVLDADEPPLLLGRDLGPNPVEYALTALAACVTTSIVYHAAARGIVIRSMESRLEGDIDLQGFLGLRDDVPRGYKEIRMFVNIDADAPPEKLEEIVQLGPSYSPVFDTITRAVPVKVQLAK
- a CDS encoding 2-oxo acid dehydrogenase subunit E2, producing MIKEIKIPDISENVTFGTVVGILVSPGDEVDVDDPIIELETDKAVVEIPSPYKGRITEIVVKEGDEKKVGDVIAKIDTEPTADVGKEAGREKAPKADAEIAAAETEKKPADAKVVEENREEEEKEEWVPTPASSPSVRRFAREMGVDIHAVPPAGPGDRITETDVKRYVKQVLAAGGKRSGSAAREEARAGLPDFSRWGEIETRELGMVRRLTAESTSVAWRSVVHVTQFERADITGVTAFIRQQADKVADQGGKLTLTTVLMKICAAALLRFPQFNASIDLENNRLILKKYVHIGLAVDTPRGLLVPVVRNVDRKTMTALSIEIVDLARRARDKKIKPDEMEGGSFTISNQGGIGGTNFTPVVFWPQAAILGISRASTEPEYFDGEVRPRTMLPLALSYDHRIMDGADAARFLNYIRECIEQPLILHLDLP
- a CDS encoding PAS domain S-box protein, which translates into the protein MKNDSFDTEGGRKLRQKAERLLDQADADEELTGMPPKEIAKLVHELRVHQMELKMQNDELRRIQAELEKTRNRYVHLYDFAPTAYFTVDETGAVAAANLTAACILDRPRATLVGRTFSHFISGEDRDIWYLHRKRLLETGDFQSFQLRLVKNDGSVFYVHLECLRVQDGSSENKHIRIAVTDITGLKRAEDALRQLNETLEQQVAERTELAESRAGQLQTLAVNLIEAEERERQRIATLLHEDLQQILAAARFQVQAVHESMPRVTKLADVAQMLSRAIDKSRHLSYELSPSIIHYSGLVDTLRWLARQMRERFGLEVHITAEEFREIDSTPLKTFIFRVAQELLFNVVKHAGVQRAQVHLSAGSGHTLSITVSDEGRGFDPAILRSSAAAPGLGLLSLWERADYVGGSLVIDSAPGQGNRITLSVPTTLTRKMPI
- a CDS encoding exopolyphosphatase, with translation MNQLRIVTRPDFDGVVCAVLLLEAMAIERPVKWVQPDEVQQTGIDIDERDILANLPFDPRCGLWFDHHYSNIPTHQFQGAFQLAPSAARVIYNYYRNRFNGRFCRLVKKADKIDSADFTVEDVLHPENDPYFLLSLTLPHTTPGLSETAYVEKVVSLLRNTDIHGVLTDDDVRKRCSNTIEQDRQFKVLLKSRTRLKDRVSLTDYRPIHPLQKGNRFLIYTLFPDMLAAIEICYRDERKERVRISVGHNIFNRVCRVNIGRMLSEYGGGGHREAGGCTLRANEVDRYLPRIIQTLIENEPNEDTDPMTDDPLSVQSA